One part of the Thiomicrospira cyclica ALM1 genome encodes these proteins:
- the queG gene encoding tRNA epoxyqueuosine(34) reductase QueG: MNHSTPPEKLNTPLLSQMIKDHAYQLGFSHCGFSHTDLSAYEADYFNWLGLNYHGTMSYMAAHGTKRTRPSELIPGTQSVISVLMPYFEYDQYDPIIQLQSKQHAYVSRYALGRDYHKVLRKKLAKLAEFILSQVPDAALRGFVDSAPVLERQLAYQAGLGFLGKNSLLIHPKAGSWFFIGEIYTNLTLASDSTPVRDGCGQCQACIQECPTQAIVADGVVDARRCISYLTIEHQGAIDEELRPLMGNRIYGCDDCQLVCPWNHFTPPNQQDDFKARHELDQALLIDLFSWSQQEFEVQMAGSPIRRIGYEKWQRNIAIALGNADFDEDIITQLKSRLGQVSDMVDEHIYWAITQQQQAGTLTNAVEKSNYPTSPIGLPSSAAKYYLPKSAKAQFKTKRVLPVRTDSQDSLD; the protein is encoded by the coding sequence ATGAACCATAGCACCCCTCCTGAAAAACTGAATACACCCCTACTCAGTCAAATGATTAAAGATCACGCCTACCAACTAGGTTTTAGCCATTGCGGCTTTAGTCACACCGACTTAAGCGCCTATGAGGCCGATTATTTTAATTGGTTGGGACTTAATTACCATGGCACCATGTCTTACATGGCGGCCCATGGCACAAAGCGCACTCGCCCGTCCGAACTCATACCCGGTACCCAGTCCGTTATCAGTGTATTGATGCCTTATTTTGAGTACGATCAATATGACCCTATTATTCAACTGCAATCGAAACAGCATGCGTATGTATCACGCTATGCTCTGGGGCGAGATTATCATAAGGTGCTAAGAAAAAAGCTAGCAAAACTAGCAGAATTTATTCTAAGCCAGGTTCCTGATGCCGCATTACGCGGCTTTGTTGACTCAGCACCCGTACTTGAACGTCAGCTCGCTTATCAAGCAGGCCTTGGTTTTTTGGGCAAAAACAGTTTGCTCATTCATCCGAAAGCCGGATCTTGGTTTTTTATTGGCGAGATTTACACCAATTTAACGCTCGCATCTGACAGCACCCCAGTTCGAGATGGATGCGGTCAATGCCAGGCCTGTATCCAAGAGTGTCCGACTCAAGCCATTGTTGCGGATGGCGTTGTTGATGCACGACGCTGTATCTCTTACTTAACCATCGAACACCAAGGTGCCATTGATGAAGAACTGCGTCCGTTAATGGGTAATCGAATATACGGGTGCGATGACTGTCAACTTGTGTGTCCTTGGAATCATTTTACGCCCCCCAACCAACAGGATGACTTCAAAGCACGCCATGAACTTGACCAAGCGCTCCTAATCGACCTTTTTAGTTGGTCACAGCAGGAATTTGAAGTGCAGATGGCAGGCTCACCGATTCGCCGAATTGGCTATGAAAAATGGCAGCGAAATATTGCTATCGCGCTAGGAAATGCCGATTTCGATGAAGATATTATAACCCAGTTAAAAAGCCGCCTTGGTCAAGTAAGTGACATGGTCGATGAACATATTTACTGGGCGATAACACAACAGCAACAGGCAGGCACTCTTACTAACGCAGTAGAGAAGTCTAACTATCCTACCTCGCCCATCGGACTACCAAGCTCTGCGGCAAAATACTATTTACCGAAAAGCGCCAAAGCACAATTCAAAACGAAACGGGTGCTCCCAGTTCGAACAGACTCTCAAGATTCATTGGATTAG
- the tsaE gene encoding tRNA (adenosine(37)-N6)-threonylcarbamoyltransferase complex ATPase subunit type 1 TsaE, producing MVHNNYFSKEYLLIDAENTQAIASALATYWQANNDSMKPRIWYLEGDLGAGKTTLSQAFIKTLMQDYQLRVKSPTYTLVEQYESSQGSCRVLHADLYRLCEPEELEYLGFRDLEAQADVVLLEWPSKAAGLLPQADLILALRIVDTSRYLKVVACSPEAADWLRSWSQ from the coding sequence ATGGTTCATAACAACTATTTTAGCAAAGAATATCTATTGATTGATGCTGAAAACACGCAGGCTATTGCGTCTGCATTAGCAACCTATTGGCAAGCTAATAATGACAGCATGAAGCCACGCATTTGGTATCTTGAAGGCGATTTGGGTGCTGGAAAAACAACCTTATCGCAAGCATTTATAAAAACCTTAATGCAGGACTATCAATTACGGGTTAAAAGCCCAACCTACACACTGGTTGAGCAGTATGAATCTTCACAGGGATCTTGTCGTGTCTTACATGCCGATTTATACCGCTTATGCGAACCAGAAGAACTCGAATACTTGGGGTTTAGAGATCTTGAAGCCCAGGCAGATGTCGTGTTGCTAGAGTGGCCAAGCAAGGCAGCAGGCCTGCTACCTCAAGCAGATTTAATCTTGGCATTACGAATTGTGGATACGAGTCGTTATCTAAAAGTGGTTGCTTGTTCGCCTGAAGCAGCAGACTGGTTGCGTTCTTGGTCTCAATAA
- a CDS encoding N-acetylmuramoyl-L-alanine amidase, with product MLTSQVAIAAEVNSIRLGQTPDQTRVVFEMANTDVYRVMHLEDPPRIVIDFPGAQSNVSFRNQRFQDPRLSGIRMATDVQRTRVVLDLSAGYEYRHFVLAKTEQRPQRLVVDISTHVRQAPTLAETVIAQAAPPPATRPQATDVASVEADNPVQVAPQPVPVRPTPVATQPAPAQPAVAQPAVRDTLQQHNRMAKEFVIAIDPGHGGNDVGAIGPSGVYEKDVVLAIAKKLKEEIDRQPGMRAILTRDRDVYVGLDERARIARGQQADLFVSIHADAYTSPQPRGGSVYVLSQRGASSAMARAVAERENEALGIVTLAGRDQDVAFVLSDFSRESSLQASRKLGGQVLNVMSGNGLHLHKSTVQAANFAVLRSIDMPAILVEAAFISNPEDERLLVNPRFQRQFAQSLTIGLQAFLEESGHKPNWGEPLFVRHQIQRGDNLSTIADIYGVSSRELMRLNGLRNPNQLVVGRSLRIPITDKMTVHYHRTYRVQPGDTLSLIAQRHGVTVPQVMQMNNLTNANQLRVGTELRIPIRQQMLAAS from the coding sequence TTGCTAACAAGTCAGGTAGCGATTGCGGCAGAGGTAAACAGTATTCGGCTTGGTCAAACACCCGATCAAACACGCGTGGTGTTTGAAATGGCAAATACCGACGTTTACCGAGTTATGCATTTAGAGGACCCGCCACGAATTGTTATCGATTTTCCTGGGGCTCAAAGCAATGTGAGTTTCCGTAATCAACGTTTTCAAGACCCGCGTCTATCCGGTATTCGCATGGCAACTGATGTGCAGCGTACTCGGGTTGTTTTGGATTTGTCGGCAGGTTATGAGTATCGCCATTTCGTGTTGGCCAAAACAGAACAGCGTCCTCAGCGCCTTGTTGTAGATATTAGTACCCATGTCCGCCAAGCACCAACTTTAGCAGAGACAGTAATTGCGCAAGCAGCCCCGCCACCAGCTACGCGCCCACAAGCGACTGATGTAGCCTCTGTGGAGGCTGATAATCCGGTGCAAGTGGCACCGCAGCCTGTGCCGGTTCGTCCGACTCCGGTTGCAACGCAACCTGCGCCAGCGCAACCCGCAGTGGCCCAGCCGGCTGTTCGAGATACCTTGCAACAGCATAATAGAATGGCTAAAGAGTTTGTTATTGCTATAGATCCAGGACATGGTGGTAATGACGTTGGTGCTATTGGTCCGTCAGGTGTTTATGAAAAAGACGTTGTTTTAGCGATAGCTAAAAAGTTAAAAGAAGAAATTGATCGTCAACCTGGCATGCGTGCCATTTTAACTCGTGACCGAGATGTGTATGTAGGTTTGGATGAACGTGCACGTATTGCCCGTGGCCAGCAAGCGGATCTGTTTGTATCCATTCATGCTGATGCTTATACCAGCCCTCAGCCAAGGGGTGGTTCAGTTTATGTATTGTCACAGCGTGGAGCCTCAAGTGCTATGGCGCGCGCTGTTGCAGAACGTGAGAACGAAGCATTAGGGATTGTAACTTTAGCTGGTCGCGATCAAGATGTTGCGTTTGTTTTGAGTGATTTTTCGCGTGAATCCAGTTTGCAAGCCAGCCGTAAACTGGGTGGCCAAGTTCTTAATGTGATGTCTGGTAATGGCCTACACTTGCACAAATCTACCGTTCAAGCGGCGAATTTTGCAGTTTTGCGCTCGATTGATATGCCCGCTATTTTGGTCGAAGCCGCTTTTATATCCAACCCTGAAGATGAACGACTGCTGGTTAATCCGAGATTCCAACGCCAGTTCGCGCAATCGCTAACGATTGGACTGCAGGCATTTTTAGAGGAATCAGGGCATAAGCCCAATTGGGGAGAGCCTTTGTTTGTGCGTCATCAAATTCAACGCGGTGACAATCTATCAACCATTGCCGATATCTATGGTGTATCTTCGCGAGAATTAATGCGGTTAAATGGCTTGCGTAACCCTAATCAATTGGTGGTAGGGCGTAGCTTGCGTATTCCTATTACTGACAAGATGACTGTTCATTATCACCGTACCTATCGGGTTCAGCCTGGAGACACGCTGTCTCTAATAGCCCAGCGTCATGGTGTAACCGTTCCTCAGGTTATGCAGATGAACAACCTTACCAATGCTAATCAACTTCGCGTCGGTACGGAGTTACGCATTCCGATTCGTCAACAAATGTTGGCCGCTAGTTAA
- the mutL gene encoding DNA mismatch repair endonuclease MutL, whose product MNKNRISLMSDALANQIAAGEVVERPVSVVKELVENALDAGATQITIWLEEAGVELIEVQDNGAGILAEDIPLAVERHATSKVKHYEDLSNVASLGFRGEALASIASVSQFSLTSYHADEPHAWLLQNQIDGRWSDLTPTAAAHGTRVKVASLFYNTPARRKFLKTPRAEFSQIEDYLKRTLLANQSVGLRLVHNQKQVFDYPPATQRARHLSRLASLLGDEFVEQSLYIDQTLPGVSVSGWVSLPTYHRGLADKQFVFVNGRIVRDRQLLQAIKLAYADVLYHGRHPVFVVFIQVPYDQVDVNVHPAKYEVRFQHGRQVYDHVRRAIRDAVMQPLVMGQAANARSSVSGNTDTKMPATSARQSPFDFKRDTTTPSTEQIMAFQRPYASNEMSPESLSSVREPDSDPSPILGFAKAQIKGIFILAENEAGLVLVDMHAAHERIVYERLKKQWQQQTIVSQPLLVPLMLTLSDAAVMHWEANPEWWTQWGFAFEQVGPAQLRVIAVPALLQGLDISELLQKVFADWLADQAPETALEERFAAILSRRACHGSVRANRQLTLAEMNQLLRDMEQTPASSQCNHGRPTWVQLSIDQLDQLFMRGR is encoded by the coding sequence ATGAATAAAAATCGCATTAGCTTGATGTCAGATGCGCTGGCCAATCAAATTGCCGCCGGTGAAGTGGTTGAGCGCCCTGTATCCGTAGTAAAAGAATTGGTTGAAAATGCACTCGATGCCGGTGCCACTCAAATTACTATTTGGCTAGAGGAGGCGGGCGTAGAGCTGATTGAGGTGCAGGATAATGGTGCCGGTATTCTTGCCGAAGATATTCCTTTAGCCGTTGAACGGCATGCCACCAGCAAGGTTAAGCATTACGAGGATTTGTCGAATGTCGCGAGTTTAGGTTTTCGTGGAGAGGCCCTTGCCAGTATTGCGTCAGTTAGTCAATTTAGCCTTACCAGTTACCATGCTGATGAACCCCATGCTTGGTTGTTGCAAAATCAAATTGATGGTCGTTGGTCTGATTTAACGCCAACCGCCGCCGCGCATGGGACTCGAGTCAAAGTCGCGTCCTTGTTTTATAACACACCGGCACGCCGAAAGTTTCTAAAAACCCCGCGAGCCGAGTTTTCACAGATTGAAGACTATCTTAAACGTACACTATTAGCCAATCAGAGTGTTGGCTTACGTTTGGTTCACAACCAAAAACAAGTCTTTGATTACCCACCAGCTACTCAGCGCGCTAGGCACTTATCGCGACTGGCTTCGCTTTTGGGTGATGAATTTGTTGAGCAGTCATTATATATTGACCAAACCTTACCCGGTGTAAGCGTTTCGGGCTGGGTGAGTTTGCCCACCTATCATCGGGGCTTGGCCGATAAACAATTTGTGTTTGTTAATGGTCGGATCGTTAGAGATCGTCAGTTGCTGCAGGCGATTAAGTTGGCTTATGCGGATGTGTTGTATCACGGTCGCCACCCGGTATTTGTGGTGTTTATTCAGGTGCCCTATGACCAAGTGGATGTTAATGTGCATCCGGCTAAATATGAAGTCCGTTTCCAGCATGGTCGACAAGTTTATGATCATGTGCGTCGGGCGATACGCGATGCGGTGATGCAGCCGCTGGTAATGGGGCAAGCAGCTAACGCCAGGTCTAGTGTTAGTGGTAATACAGATACGAAAATGCCCGCCACAAGCGCCCGCCAATCACCATTCGATTTTAAACGTGACACAACAACGCCTAGCACGGAACAAATTATGGCGTTTCAGCGCCCCTATGCCAGCAATGAGATGTCACCGGAAAGTTTATCGTCGGTTCGTGAACCGGATTCCGACCCTTCGCCCATCTTAGGCTTTGCTAAAGCTCAAATTAAGGGCATCTTTATTTTGGCAGAAAATGAGGCAGGGCTGGTATTAGTCGATATGCATGCGGCACACGAACGTATTGTCTATGAACGCTTAAAAAAACAGTGGCAACAACAGACTATTGTGTCACAGCCTTTATTAGTACCCTTAATGCTGACCTTGTCAGATGCTGCCGTTATGCACTGGGAAGCTAATCCTGAGTGGTGGACCCAATGGGGTTTTGCGTTTGAACAAGTGGGTCCTGCGCAACTTCGGGTTATAGCCGTACCGGCGTTGCTCCAAGGACTTGATATTAGTGAGTTATTGCAAAAAGTCTTTGCCGATTGGCTGGCGGATCAAGCTCCAGAGACCGCACTAGAAGAACGCTTCGCCGCTATTTTATCCCGTCGCGCCTGTCATGGATCGGTGCGTGCTAATAGGCAGTTAACACTCGCCGAGATGAATCAGTTATTGCGTGATATGGAGCAAACGCCTGCATCTTCTCAGTGTAATCATGGTCGACCCACCTGGGTGCAATTGTCAATTGATCAATTAGATCAACTTTTTATGCGGGGACGTTAA
- the miaA gene encoding tRNA (adenosine(37)-N6)-dimethylallyltransferase MiaA, with product MPICDWNNFIKNPTAIAIMGPTASGKTALALALADYLPIEIINVDSVLIYRDLNIGAAKPTDAELAQVPHHLINFLGQNESYSVADFVTDAQRIAKEIFARGKIPVLVGGTMMYFNALTQGLSDLPSADPSVRARLQAEFEESPANLHAKLQAIDPQAAARINQADQQRLIRALEVYEISGHTLTSLQHSRSSAWTFPLVKLVLMPASRQALHEKIAQRLEGMFAAGLVAEVASLAQQPEHDPDSPAMRSVGYRQVLDHFAGEYPEALVFEKALVATRQLAKRQITWLRKEDEAAIFDPYSVSEDTLTQQVLEHLTLNCKNIA from the coding sequence ATGCCGATCTGCGATTGGAACAACTTTATTAAAAATCCTACCGCGATTGCGATCATGGGTCCAACCGCCAGCGGCAAAACAGCTTTAGCATTAGCACTTGCCGACTATCTGCCGATTGAAATTATTAATGTTGATTCCGTGCTTATCTATCGAGACTTAAATATAGGTGCAGCAAAACCCACCGACGCTGAGTTAGCGCAAGTACCCCATCATTTGATTAATTTTTTGGGTCAAAATGAGAGCTATTCGGTTGCTGACTTTGTGACTGATGCGCAACGAATTGCCAAAGAGATTTTTGCTCGCGGTAAGATTCCAGTCCTAGTGGGTGGTACCATGATGTACTTCAACGCGCTTACCCAGGGTCTGTCCGATTTACCGAGTGCTGACCCCAGTGTAAGAGCTAGGTTGCAAGCGGAATTTGAAGAAAGTCCAGCAAATCTGCATGCCAAGTTGCAGGCTATTGATCCGCAAGCCGCGGCACGAATCAATCAAGCCGATCAACAGCGACTGATTCGTGCGCTTGAAGTGTATGAGATTAGTGGTCATACCTTAACGAGTTTGCAACACAGTCGTTCAAGTGCATGGACTTTTCCATTGGTAAAGCTGGTATTGATGCCGGCATCGCGTCAAGCATTACACGAAAAGATTGCTCAGCGTCTAGAAGGAATGTTTGCCGCAGGCCTGGTCGCAGAGGTTGCGTCTCTTGCGCAACAGCCTGAACATGATCCAGACAGTCCGGCGATGCGCAGTGTCGGTTATCGACAAGTTTTGGATCATTTTGCGGGTGAATATCCAGAAGCCTTAGTATTTGAAAAGGCATTGGTAGCAACTCGGCAATTAGCTAAACGTCAAATAACCTGGTTGCGCAAAGAAGACGAAGCCGCGATCTTCGACCCCTACAGTGTTTCGGAAGATACACTCACCCAGCAAGTGCTCGAGCACCTCACACTAAATTGTAAAAATATCGCTTAA
- the hfq gene encoding RNA chaperone Hfq has product MDKLKPAKAVPIQDPYLNALRKERINVSIYLVNGVKLQGRIDSFDQFVVLLRSNVTQMVYKHAISTIVPLRDPKAYDFATQNDSDKIDAE; this is encoded by the coding sequence ATGGATAAGCTAAAACCGGCGAAAGCCGTTCCCATTCAAGACCCCTACTTAAATGCATTGCGTAAAGAACGTATTAACGTGTCTATTTATCTCGTGAACGGCGTCAAATTGCAGGGCCGAATTGATTCATTTGACCAGTTTGTGGTGTTGCTACGCAGCAATGTGACCCAAATGGTTTACAAACATGCGATTTCAACTATCGTACCGCTGCGCGATCCGAAAGCCTATGATTTCGCTACACAAAACGATTCAGACAAAATCGACGCGGAATAA
- the hflX gene encoding ribosome rescue GTPase HflX, with protein sequence MELFGRLERKQLDVAILVHVDFEDETCREELTEFLELVESAGAEQAELIKTKRDRPDAKLYIGSGKLDEVAAAVALHKADVVIFNHALSPGQERNIERVVKARVIDRVGLILDIFAQRARSHEGKLQVELAQLRHMSTRLVRGWTHLERQKGGIGLRGPGETQLESDKRLLQERIKHLLKRIDKVRKQRALGRQSRQRSDHPTITLVGYTNAGKSTLFNLLTAADVYAENRLFATLDATLRSVHLPGGGKAILADTVGFIRHIPHDLVTAFRSTLEETSEADLLIHLVDAADPLRDDKIAQVEQVINEVGAADVPQLIVFNKIDLLQPTVEPHVDYDEEGQPTRVWVSAQNNLGIAALKDALASFFKGRFVRMMIKLGPAAGHRRAQLYALGKVEQEICDEQGVIKLQVYLTEQQYDQVLKWPECQYIEKLQQANP encoded by the coding sequence ATGGAATTATTTGGGCGCCTTGAGCGCAAGCAACTAGATGTTGCTATTTTGGTTCATGTTGATTTTGAAGATGAAACGTGTCGAGAGGAATTAACCGAGTTTTTAGAACTGGTAGAGTCGGCCGGTGCCGAACAAGCCGAGTTAATTAAAACAAAGCGTGATAGACCCGATGCGAAACTTTATATCGGTTCCGGTAAGTTAGATGAAGTAGCCGCTGCTGTTGCGCTGCATAAGGCCGATGTTGTTATTTTCAATCATGCCCTTAGTCCAGGGCAAGAACGTAATATCGAGCGTGTTGTAAAAGCGCGAGTTATTGATCGTGTTGGGCTAATTTTAGATATTTTTGCTCAGCGAGCTCGTTCTCATGAGGGTAAGCTGCAGGTTGAATTGGCGCAATTGCGTCATATGTCCACACGATTAGTTCGCGGCTGGACGCATTTAGAACGTCAGAAAGGTGGCATCGGCCTACGCGGGCCTGGTGAAACCCAATTGGAATCTGATAAACGTTTACTACAAGAACGGATTAAACATTTATTAAAGCGTATCGACAAGGTTCGCAAACAACGCGCACTGGGTCGCCAGTCACGTCAACGCTCAGACCATCCGACTATTACCCTGGTTGGTTATACCAATGCGGGCAAGTCGACGTTATTTAATTTGCTCACTGCCGCCGATGTTTATGCGGAAAACCGTCTATTTGCGACCCTGGATGCGACCTTGCGAAGTGTTCATTTGCCCGGCGGTGGCAAGGCGATATTGGCCGATACGGTTGGTTTTATTCGACATATCCCGCATGATCTAGTGACCGCATTTAGATCGACCTTAGAAGAAACCAGTGAAGCTGATTTATTGATTCATTTGGTGGATGCGGCTGATCCCTTGCGTGATGACAAAATCGCCCAGGTTGAACAGGTGATTAACGAAGTGGGTGCAGCCGATGTGCCACAATTAATCGTATTTAATAAAATTGATTTGTTGCAACCGACTGTTGAACCTCATGTCGATTACGATGAGGAAGGGCAGCCGACAAGGGTTTGGGTTTCGGCTCAAAATAATTTGGGTATCGCGGCCTTGAAAGATGCATTAGCCAGTTTTTTTAAAGGTCGATTTGTACGCATGATGATTAAACTGGGGCCTGCTGCCGGACATCGTCGCGCGCAACTTTATGCGCTAGGTAAAGTTGAGCAAGAAATCTGTGATGAACAGGGCGTGATAAAACTACAAGTGTATCTAACCGAACAGCAGTATGATCAAGTTTTGAAATGGCCCGAATGTCAATATATTGAAAAATTACAGCAAGCTAACCCTTAA
- the hflK gene encoding FtsH protease activity modulator HflK: protein MAWNEPGKPGQDPWGNPGKGSGNNNEPPKRPQRKSDQDLDELLKKAQQMFSGAGGNFNGGIKGKHIGVGFLVLLVIWLLSGVYIVDTAERGVVKRFGAYITETGPGPHWHIPYPIESVTKVNVDRIRTTEIGYRTDAQNRSGTVASEALMLTRDENIVDVRIAVQYRIQSAADYLFNVRDPDATLRAASESALREIVGRNSLDFVLTQGRTEIVAQVRELTQRNLDQYQSGLFITTVNLQDAQPPEQVQSAFADVVKAREDRERLINEAEAYSNQVIPQARGQAARIVEEARAYRDQVVARAEGQASRFVSVVTEYQNAPEVMRERLYLEAMTNVLNNTSKVFMGVEGGNNLMYLPLDKIMGGSGTVGNVPFAPAQSATGSARPPANQPSTTNSSPTDSNVRDFLRNRELR, encoded by the coding sequence ATGGCATGGAATGAACCCGGTAAGCCCGGACAGGACCCTTGGGGTAATCCTGGTAAAGGCTCTGGCAATAACAATGAGCCACCCAAGCGACCACAGCGTAAGTCTGATCAGGACCTTGATGAGTTGCTGAAGAAAGCACAGCAAATGTTTAGTGGTGCCGGTGGCAATTTTAATGGTGGTATCAAAGGTAAACATATCGGCGTCGGTTTTCTGGTATTGCTGGTTATTTGGTTACTTTCAGGTGTATATATTGTCGATACAGCCGAACGAGGAGTGGTTAAGCGTTTTGGTGCTTATATAACCGAAACAGGTCCAGGTCCGCATTGGCATATTCCATATCCTATAGAATCCGTTACCAAAGTTAACGTAGACCGTATCCGTACGACAGAGATTGGTTACCGTACTGATGCACAGAATCGCTCAGGCACAGTAGCTTCTGAAGCGCTAATGTTGACCCGAGATGAGAATATTGTTGATGTTCGCATTGCGGTGCAGTATCGCATTCAGTCAGCTGCCGATTATTTATTTAACGTGCGTGATCCGGACGCGACCTTGCGGGCGGCCTCTGAAAGTGCGTTGCGTGAGATTGTAGGTCGTAATTCATTGGATTTCGTACTTACTCAAGGGCGTACTGAAATTGTTGCCCAGGTGCGTGAGTTAACACAGCGCAATCTTGATCAATACCAGTCTGGGCTATTTATTACTACCGTTAACTTACAAGATGCTCAGCCACCTGAGCAGGTGCAATCTGCCTTTGCTGATGTGGTAAAAGCTCGTGAGGACCGTGAGCGTTTAATTAACGAAGCTGAAGCTTATTCCAATCAGGTTATTCCGCAAGCGCGTGGTCAGGCCGCACGTATTGTTGAAGAAGCCCGTGCTTATCGTGACCAGGTTGTTGCAAGAGCAGAAGGTCAGGCGTCACGTTTTGTGAGTGTTGTTACCGAGTATCAAAATGCACCAGAAGTGATGCGAGAACGCTTGTATCTTGAAGCTATGACAAACGTACTCAACAACACCTCCAAAGTCTTTATGGGCGTTGAAGGTGGAAATAATTTGATGTACTTGCCACTAGATAAAATCATGGGTGGTTCTGGCACTGTTGGCAATGTGCCATTTGCGCCGGCACAATCGGCCACTGGTTCAGCACGTCCTCCGGCTAACCAGCCTAGTACGACGAACTCGAGTCCAACGGACAGCAATGTTCGTGACTTTTTAAGAAATAGGGAGTTACGTTAA
- the hflC gene encoding protease modulator HflC, with product MKAIYGLGIAAVLFIGTNSLFLVQEAETGVVFRLGEIVKTDLQPGLHVKMPFVNNVRTFDQRVQTMDATPERYLTGELKNLEVDSYIKWRVDNAERFYTSMGGDFNLANQRLSQIIKDGLRSQFGSRTVEDIISGERVVIADNITRLANREATQFGIEIVDVRLKRIDLPRDISESVFRRMEAERQRVAADLRSLGGESAERIRADADRQRTVLLADAFREAEQTRGEGDAIAARVYAEAYGIDPEFYSFYQSLNAYQESFSSKNDMLVLDPNLDFFKHFTR from the coding sequence ATGAAAGCGATTTATGGTTTAGGTATCGCCGCTGTTCTTTTCATTGGCACTAATTCATTGTTTTTAGTACAAGAAGCAGAAACGGGCGTTGTGTTTCGTTTAGGTGAGATTGTCAAAACAGATTTGCAACCCGGTCTACATGTCAAAATGCCATTTGTAAACAATGTGCGCACATTTGACCAGCGTGTTCAAACTATGGATGCGACCCCAGAGCGTTATTTGACTGGGGAGTTAAAAAACCTTGAAGTAGATTCTTACATCAAATGGCGCGTAGATAATGCGGAGCGTTTTTATACCTCGATGGGCGGTGATTTTAATTTAGCGAATCAGCGTCTATCACAAATTATTAAAGATGGTTTGCGCTCCCAGTTTGGTTCCCGTACGGTTGAAGATATTATTTCAGGTGAACGTGTAGTAATAGCAGATAACATTACCCGTTTAGCTAACCGTGAAGCGACGCAATTTGGTATTGAAATTGTTGATGTGCGTTTGAAGCGAATTGACTTACCGCGTGATATCAGTGAATCGGTATTCCGTCGTATGGAAGCAGAGCGTCAGCGTGTAGCAGCAGACCTGCGTTCACTCGGTGGTGAATCTGCTGAGCGTATTCGTGCTGATGCCGATCGTCAACGTACGGTATTATTGGCTGATGCCTTCCGTGAAGCAGAGCAAACTCGAGGTGAAGGGGATGCGATTGCGGCGCGTGTTTATGCTGAAGCCTATGGCATTGATCCCGAATTCTATTCGTTCTATCAGAGTCTAAATGCCTACCAAGAGTCTTTCTCGTCGAAAAACGATATGCTGGTGTTAGATCCAAACTTGGATTTCTTTAAACACTTTACACGTTAA
- a CDS encoding DUF2065 family protein, translating into MLTTALITALALVLILEGLLPLLFPNFWRKMVLSAAQLPIIQLRMTGLALVLIGLVLLLLWG; encoded by the coding sequence ATGTTGACTACAGCTTTAATAACTGCTCTTGCACTCGTTTTGATCCTCGAAGGGTTGTTGCCCTTGTTGTTTCCAAACTTTTGGCGAAAGATGGTCTTAAGTGCGGCACAATTGCCAATAATTCAGCTTCGGATGACTGGTTTAGCACTGGTGTTAATTGGCTTGGTTTTACTACTGCTTTGGGGCTAA